Genomic DNA from Epinephelus moara isolate mb chromosome 24, YSFRI_EMoa_1.0, whole genome shotgun sequence:
ACATTTGCCCTCATGATGAATTCTGACTGTCTAATAGCATCCTACGAAAGACCCAAATCTTTACATATCAGAGGAACGTGTTACATGGAAACAAACATTTAGAAAGTGCTGCCATCAGTTGTAAAACAAATATGTTGCGTGTTACCGATTTCTTTCTCTTCGGCAGTGATGGAGACCAAGGTTGTTTTGACTAAAGTTTGATACGTCCAAAGTCACAATTTCTTATACTATTTTCTAATTAGGGATgaaactaacaattattttcattgtcaattaatTAGTCGATTGTTTTTTCGTttaatcaattagttatttggtctataaaatgtcacaaaattgtTGAGGAGAGCCTAAGACGActtcctcaaatgtcttgttttgtccacaacccaaagatattcagtttactttcAATCAGGAGTAAAGGaagcagaaaatattcacatttaagaagctcgaatcaatcaatcaataaaaaaatactctAACCATTTAACTGGTTATGTATTTGGTTGGTGATTAATTTGGTAGATGGCAAGCGGTCGATTATTCAATTGTTGGAGCTCTATTTCTGGTATCTTCAATAAATTCACAAAATTTCTtgtgattaaacaaaaatgtataaatttaGGGTGTCCAAAAAGTTCTGACTGACAACACAGAACTTCAAAtatacattgatttattaaGACCTTAGATACTGTGATCAGTTAAAACCTTAAGTGTAGATCTGGGGCCTTTGTTCTTGCTGCCTTTCGGTCGTCCTCTCGGTCGCTTTGGAGTCGGTGGTCCGACAGGCTCCTGAAGAGAGAGATGTGGAGCCATGACTAATCAGTGGGAAacatttctttgctttgttttccAGACTTAAAACAATTTAAGGTCAAAGCTGATCAAATTGATCCTTAAGAGACTGACATCctacctgctgctgtttctttgGCCGACCCCTGCCCCTGCGCTGAGGCTCAGGAGGTGACTGGGCAGTGCTCGGCTGGGGAGACGGCTCTTTGGTCCCACTGTTACTCATGCCTGCGTCTGTCCACCTGTTTCAGAGAGTGTGGGCATCAAAGCCTGGAGGAGCGGCCTTGAGGGCTTAAAGAGGAGAAGACAAGAGCGTCAGGAGCTGGAGATATGGGCAAAGACACATGGGAAAAAAGTGCTGCTATTGAATGCAGCCATCATCTCTAGGGACTTAAGATTAATCAGCTATGTTCTACTACTTCAAATCTTGTTGTTCTTTTTGCACCACTACCACAGTGAGTCTCAATCAGTGCTGAAAATCATTGAAA
This window encodes:
- the si:ch211-161c3.6 gene encoding high mobility group AT-hook 2b, producing MSNSGTKEPSPQPSTAQSPPEPQRRGRGRPKKQQQEPVGPPTPKRPRGRPKGSKNKGPRSTLKKAEPVGERRPRGRPRKWPQKVVQEVTEEQQVRKITS